AAAAACCTTTGATAAAATTAGGACACAGTTATGCGTATTAGCGTAGTGAGTATAATATTAATTTTGTTTCTTTGTATCTGAAGAATATGAAGTATAGAAATTTATTCATAGCATTTTTATTTTTTAGTGGTGTTGTTGATACCATATCTCAAACAACTCCAACATCTACTGTTTCTGTTACAAATACAATAACAAGAAAATATCCTATTGTTCGTCCGGTAAATCCTGCTACTTCAAAAGATGCGAAAGATAATTTTACAAATGGAAACTATTTGGCTGCAATGGGCGAATACATTGCATTATGTAACAAAGAGCCGGCTAATTTTCTTTACAATTTTAGGGCTGGTGTATGTTACTTAAATACAAACATTGAAAAACAAAAAGCAATTACCTATTTAGAAAAAGCGAGTACCCTTACTGGAGCGGAAAAGGAAGTTTGGTTAGAATTAGGAAAGGCGTATCACATCAACTACAAATTTGACGAAGCCATTGAAGCCTTTACTAAATACAAAACACTAGTTGGAGAAAAATCAGCTGAAGGAGAACTTACAAACAGATTAATTGAAATATGCTTAAATGCAAAAGAATTTGTAAAAGTTCCGATAAATGTAAAATACGAAAACCTAGGAAAGGATATCAATAGCGATGCTCCGGATTACTACCCTTTTGTAACGGCTGACGAATCTTCACTAATTTTTACCACTCGCAGAAAAGGAACCGTTGGAGGCTTAGTTGCATCTGATGGTTTTAATACTTCTGATGTATTTACATCTTTAGAAAAAGCAGGAAAATGGACAAAGGCGAAAAGCGCAGGTTCTTTTTTCAATTCGGATGGACAAGATGAAGCAACGTTTATGACATCTGACGGCAACGCTATTTTTATTTACTCTGAAAATGAATTTGAATATGGCGACATGTTGGTTTCAACCAAAAAAGGAAAATCATATTCGCCCCGTATTCTCATTGAACCACCTGTAAATTCAGACAAATCAGAGGGAGCCGCAAGTATTACTCCCGATGGCAATACAATTGTATTTTCAAGCAATAGAGCTGGAGGAAAAGGAGACATGGATATTTACATCTCTAGAAAATTGCCTTCCGGGAAATGGGGTTTACCACAAAACCTAGGAAATTCAGTAAACACAAAATATATAGAGGACTTTCCTATTATTAATGAAGATGGAACAAGCATCTTCTTTGCATCACAAGGGCACACAAATATGGGAGGATTTGATATCTTCAAATCTACGTACAACGAATTAACACAAGAATGGTCAAAAGCTGTAAACCTAGGCTATCCGTTAAATACTACTGATGACAACATGACCATTTGCTACACCAACAACGGTAAAAATGCGTATGTATCAGCTTA
This DNA window, taken from Bacteroidota bacterium, encodes the following:
- a CDS encoding PD40 domain-containing protein, translated to MKYRNLFIAFLFFSGVVDTISQTTPTSTVSVTNTITRKYPIVRPVNPATSKDAKDNFTNGNYLAAMGEYIALCNKEPANFLYNFRAGVCYLNTNIEKQKAITYLEKASTLTGAEKEVWLELGKAYHINYKFDEAIEAFTKYKTLVGEKSAEGELTNRLIEICLNAKEFVKVPINVKYENLGKDINSDAPDYYPFVTADESSLIFTTRRKGTVGGLVASDGFNTSDVFTSLEKAGKWTKAKSAGSFFNSDGQDEATFMTSDGNAIFIYSENEFEYGDMLVSTKKGKSYSPRILIEPPVNSDKSEGAASITPDGNTIVFSSNRAGGKGDMDIYISRKLPSGKWGLPQNLGNSVNTKYIEDFPIINEDGTSIFFASQGHTNMGGFDIFKSTYNELTQEWSKAVNLGYPLNTTDDNMTICYTNNGKNAYVSAYRPDAIGDLDIYRLTFEDMSPKFVVIKGQVKTDLEVEPFELITLNTYRKGTDYKDFPTNLSPDKEWVFVESKKVKVKESEELKFTLTCDNKGVEKVFDQKNFPKTDLTIKIKNSTYEIAKKINFKPSGKKMMEANPLTPDNIQLTDKTTGTIYGTYKTVGETGKFILIVQPGKYELEIDAPGFKAYKEVIDITGIGNSQNEVERNFSLKK